The Candidatus Bathyarchaeota archaeon genome includes a window with the following:
- a CDS encoding 30S ribosomal protein S4, translating to MGDPKKQRKKYETPKFPWRIDILETELKLVGQYGLRNKRELWRHKTMVSKFRGIARSLLGMSAEERRKLEKQLIDRLCRLGVLPKAAALDDVLDLTIENILERRLQTLVFRKGLAKSMYQARQLISHRHVAIEGKRVSSPSYLVLSDEEARIGYAPTSPLSNPNHSIRESVKATVETKPTVKPKTRG from the coding sequence ATGGGCGATCCTAAAAAGCAGCGAAAAAAATATGAAACGCCAAAGTTTCCTTGGCGAATCGATATTCTAGAAACGGAACTAAAACTGGTTGGTCAGTACGGACTGAGAAACAAAAGAGAACTCTGGCGTCACAAAACCATGGTCTCAAAGTTTCGAGGAATCGCTCGGTCGCTTCTAGGCATGTCTGCTGAGGAACGAAGAAAACTGGAAAAACAACTTATCGATAGACTTTGCCGCCTTGGCGTTCTACCTAAAGCAGCTGCTTTAGATGACGTTTTAGACTTAACTATAGAAAACATCCTTGAACGTCGACTTCAAACCCTCGTATTTAGAAAAGGCCTAGCTAAATCTATGTATCAAGCTCGCCAACTCATTTCACACAGGCATGTTGCCATCGAAGGTAAACGAGTTTCATCCCCAAGCTATCTGGTCTTAAGCGATGAGGAGGCAAGAATAGGTTACGCTCCAACGAGCCCTTTATCAAATCCTAATCATTCAATAAGAGAATCCGTTAAAGCTACAGTTGAGACAAAACCAACGGTAAAACCAAAAACTAGAG